GTCGGTGGCGCAGGCCGGAGCGTTCCACCAGTTCGCGGGGCAGCATCGTGATGCCGAGGCCTGCTGCCACGCAGCCGAGAATTCCTTCTGCCGAGCCGTATTCGAGGATCTTCGGTTCCACGCCACGGGCTCGGGCGACGGATTCGAGCCTGCGCCGGTACGAGCACCCCGCGCGGAACACGAGCAGCCGCGGGGTGTGCAGCGCTTCGTCGAGGTCGCGGTGGCGCACAGCGGTGACGACCGCCAGCTCCTCGGTGAAGATCTCCTCCTCGTGCAGCTCCTGGTCGCCGACGGGCCCGGCCACGAGTGCTCCGTCGAGGGCGTGGTCCTTGACCTGCGCCACCATCGAGTCCGTGGGGCCGGTGAGCACGGAGAGGTCCACCTCCGGCCAGGCCGCGGTGTAGGCCTCCAGGACCGGTGGCAGCCGGATTCCCGCCGTGGTCTCCATCGCCCCGATCCGCAGCGGCCCGCGGGGCGTCTCGTCGCGCACGATGCGGACGGCCTCGTCGGCGAGCGCGATGATCCGCCGGGCGTGGTCGAGGAACTGCTCCCCGGCCGGGGTCAGGGCGACTCCGCGCGCGTGCCTGCGGAGCAGGGCCGCGCCGAGCTCCCGTTCCAGTCCCGCCACGCGCGCGCTGACGCTGGACTGCACGGTGTGCAGCTCCGCGGCCGCGCGCGTGATGCCACCGGCGCGCGCCACCGCGGCGAAGATCCGCAGGTCGGACAGCTCCACGCGATCACTCCTGCCCTCCGGGTTCGCGAGTGACGATGGCTGCGTTCGTCACTCATCGTTGGACACGATGCCAGGTAGAGCTTAGCGTTCAGCTGGCACCGGATGGCCGAGGCGAGAGCGGGGAGAACAGCAGTGGCAGGACAGCGGACGCAGCAACGGGTTCAGGACTTCTGCGAGCGCTTCGGGCTGCGCGCGCCGATCCTGGAAGCGCCGATGGCCGGTGCCTGCCCGCCGGAGCTGGCGATCGCGGTGGCCGAGGCTGGCGGGATGGGCGCCAACGGCGTGGTGCTCGACCAGCCCGAACGCATCACCAGCTGGATGGAGCGCTTCCGCGAAGGCACCGACGGCCCGTGCCAGCTCAACATCTGGATCCCGGACGAGCCGGTCGACGCACCCGAGCGGCAGCAGGCGGCGGAGCGGTTCCTGGCCGGTTTCGGCGAACCGGGCGAGGCCGGGGCGCCGGGCCCGGTCTTCGCCGAGCAGTGCGAGGCCATGCTGGCCGCCCGGCCCGCGGTCATCTCCTCGATCATGGGGCTCTTCGAGCCCGAATTCGTGGCGCGGATGCACCGGGAGGGCATCGCGTGGTTCGCCTGCGCGACCAACCTCGCCGACGCCCTGGCGGCGCAGGAAGCCGGTGCCGACGCCGTCGTCGCCCAGGGCATGGAGGCCGGCGGGCACCGGGGCAGCTTCGACCCGCAGGCCGCCGAGCAGACCGACGTCGGCCTGTTCGCGCTGCTCCCGCACCTCGTCGACCACCTGCGGGTCCCGGTGATCGCGGCCGGTGGGATCGCCGACGGCCGCGGTGTGGCCGCCGCGCTGGCGCTGGGCGCGAGCGCCGTTCAGGTCGGAACCGCGTTTCTGCGCTCGCCCGAGGCGGGCATCCACGACGACTGGTCGGCGTCCCTGGACGGCTTGCCGCCGGAGCGGACGGTCACCACCCGCGCCTACAGCGGCAGGCTCGGACGAGCGGTGCCCACGCCGTTCGTCACGGCGTGGTCCAGC
This portion of the Saccharopolyspora antimicrobica genome encodes:
- a CDS encoding LysR family transcriptional regulator, whose product is MELSDLRIFAAVARAGGITRAAAELHTVQSSVSARVAGLERELGAALLRRHARGVALTPAGEQFLDHARRIIALADEAVRIVRDETPRGPLRIGAMETTAGIRLPPVLEAYTAAWPEVDLSVLTGPTDSMVAQVKDHALDGALVAGPVGDQELHEEEIFTEELAVVTAVRHRDLDEALHTPRLLVFRAGCSYRRRLESVARARGVEPKILEYGSAEGILGCVAAGLGITMLPRELVERSGLRHRLRLHSSTPVPTVFIRRHDAHATTALKEFARHLRETREPESPHIAS
- a CDS encoding NAD(P)H-dependent flavin oxidoreductase; amino-acid sequence: MAGQRTQQRVQDFCERFGLRAPILEAPMAGACPPELAIAVAEAGGMGANGVVLDQPERITSWMERFREGTDGPCQLNIWIPDEPVDAPERQQAAERFLAGFGEPGEAGAPGPVFAEQCEAMLAARPAVISSIMGLFEPEFVARMHREGIAWFACATNLADALAAQEAGADAVVAQGMEAGGHRGSFDPQAAEQTDVGLFALLPHLVDHLRVPVIAAGGIADGRGVAAALALGASAVQVGTAFLRSPEAGIHDDWSASLDGLPPERTVTTRAYSGRLGRAVPTPFVTAWSSDDAPLPAHYPVQRRLVGQWRRGGAAGVDRVNYWAGQSASLAAAAPAGEIVERMWADARELLA